Proteins from a genomic interval of Physeter macrocephalus isolate SW-GA chromosome 21, ASM283717v5, whole genome shotgun sequence:
- the LOC102973948 gene encoding retinoic acid receptor beta-like: protein MPVLACRTGSASYTEEVVPSEEENYYNNHGNEHDEDNGNDDDTVDDENHEFSNDNHLFDDIKNATHELFNIREIWASCFHLAKNMVNNEESEIISEDMVLPSKIESEKHLSWARARLRDRNSSADHRVRVDLVLWDKFSELATKCIIKIVEFAKRLPGFTGLTIADQITLLKATSLDINILRICTRYTPEQDTMPFSDVLTLNRTQMHNARLRPLTDLVFTFASQLLYLEMEEMETGILSAICLICGDRQDLEEPTKVDKLQEPLLEALKIYIRKRPPSKPHMLPKILMKITDLRNISAKGAESVITLKMEIPGSMPPLIQEMLENSEGHEPLTPSSSGNTAEHSPSTSPSSVENSGVGQSPLLQ, encoded by the exons ATGCCTGTCTTGGCCTGTAGAACTGGTAGTGCCAGTTATACAGAAGAGGTAGTACCGTCAGAGGAAGAAAATTACTACAACAATCATGGTAATGAACATGATGAGGATAATGGCAATGATGATGATACTGTTGATGATGAAAATCATGAATTTTCTAACGATAATCActtatttgatgatattaaaaaTGCTACTCATGAATTATTTAACATCAGAGAAATTTGGGCTTCATGTTTCCATCTTGCTAAAAACATGGTCAATAATGAAGAATCAGAAATTATCTCAGAGGACATGGTACTTCCTTCTAAAATAGAATCAGAAAAACACTTAA GTTGGGCACGTGCGAGGCTCCGGGACAGGAATTCCAGTGCTGACCATCGAGTCCGAGTGGACCTGGTCCTCTGGGACAAATTCAGTGAACTGGCCACCAAGTGCATTATTAAGATCGTGGAGTTTGCTAAACGTCTACCAGGCTTCACCGGCTTGACCATCGCAGACCAAATCACCCTGCTGAAGGCAACCTCTTTGGACATCAATATTCTGAGAATCTGCACCAGGTATACCCCAGAGCAAGACACCATGCCATTTTCGGACGTCCTGACCCTGAATCGAACCCAGATGCACAACGCCCGGCTCAGACCCCTGACCGACCTCGTATTCACCTTCGCCAGCCAGCTCCTATATCTGGAGATGGAGGAAATGGAGACAGGCATTCTCAGCGCCATCTGCTTGATCTGTGGAGACCGCCAGGACCTTGAGGAACCAACAAAAGTAGATAAGCTACAAGAACCATTGCTGGAAGCACTAAAAATTTATATCAGAAAGAGACCACCCAGCAAGCCTCACATGCTTCCAAAGATCCTCATGAAAATCACAGATCTCCGCAACATCAGTGCTAAAGGTGCAGAAAGTGTAATTACCTTGAAAATGGAAATTCCTGGCTCGATGCCCCCTCTCATTCAAGAAATGCTAGAGAATTCTGAAGGACATGAACCCTTGACCCCAAGCTCAAGTGGGAACACAGCAGAGCACAGTCCCAGCACCTCGCCCAGCTCCGTGGAGAACAGCGGTGTTGGTCAGTCACCACTGCTGCAATAA